A single Pristis pectinata isolate sPriPec2 chromosome 22, sPriPec2.1.pri, whole genome shotgun sequence DNA region contains:
- the LOC127581830 gene encoding CCN family member 2-like yields the protein MPGEVGARLVRCLTLVIALSWAAAGTEECVFPCRCPPGPARCPAGVSLLTDGCGCCKVCARQLGDQCSSRQPCDQHKGLYCDLSTHPKQQSGICLAREGATCDLGGVIYRSGETFQPSCKYQCHCMDGAIGCVPFCTDDVRLPSPDCPAPRRIKIPGKCCEEWVCDKPRDHSVFNAAMAVYRQEAIFGPDSSQVRDNCIVQTTDWSACSKTCGMGISTRVTNDNRKCRLEKQSRLCMVRPCNTHLEKSIKKGKKCVRTPRPFKSMKFEFSGCTSTRSYRPKFCGVCTDGRCCTPHSTTTLHVEFKCPEGDLIKKRMMFIKTCSCHHDCPSDNDIFLSTYYRRMIGDYAA from the exons ATGCCTGGTGAAGTCGGTGCGCGGCTCGTCCGCTGCTTGACTCTGGTGATCGCCCTGTCTTGG GCGGCGGCTGGGACCGAGGAGTGCGTGTTCCCCTGCCGATGTCCCCCGGGGCCAGCGCGCTGCCCGGCCGGAGTCAGTCTACTAACCGACGGCTGCGGCTGTTGCAAAGTCTGCGCTCGGCAGCTCGGAGACCAGTGCAGCTCCCGGCAGCCCTGCGACCAACACAAGGGACTGTACTGCGACCTGTCCACGCACCCCAAGCAGCAAAGCGGCATCTGCTTGG CCAGGGAAGGTGCAACCTGTGACCTGGGAGGAGTGATCTACAGGAGCGGGGAGACCTTCCAACCTAGCTGTAAGTACCAGTGTCACTGCATGGATGGAGCGATTGGCTGCGTTCCTTTCTGTACAGACGATGTGCGCCTGCCCAGCCCGGATTGTCCAGCTCCCAGACGGATTAAGATCCCTGGTAAATGCTGTGAGGAGTGGGTTTGCGACAAGCCACGTGACCACTCTGTCTTCAATGCTGCCATGGCAG TATACAGGCAAGAAGCTATTTTTGGACCTGATTCAAGTCAAGTTCGTGACAACTGCATTGTCCAAACCACTGACTGGAGTGCCTGCTCAAAGACGTGCGGAATGGGGATTTCCACCAGAGTGACCAATGACAACAGGAAATGTCGACTGGAGAAGCAGAGCAGATTGTGCATGGTCCGACCCTGCAACACCCACCTCGAGAAAAGTATCAAG AAAGGCAAAAAGTGTGTGCGAACTCCGAGGCCGTTCAAGTCGATGAAGTTTGAATTTTCCGGTTGTACCAGCACAAGATCCTATCGGCCCAAGTTCTGTGGAGTCTGCACTGACGGCAGGTGCTGCACCCctcattccaccaccaccctgcatGTAGAGTTCAAATGTCCTGAAGGAGACCTCATCAAGAAGAGGATGATGTTTATCAAGACCTGTTCTTGTCACCATGACTGCCCCTCTGACAATGACATCTTTTTGTCGACCTATTACAGGAGAATGATTGGTGACTATGCTGCATAA